A genomic segment from Limosilactobacillus sp. encodes:
- the rpsG gene encoding 30S ribosomal protein S7, translating to MPRKGHVQKREILPDPVYNSKLVTSLIDHLMVDGKRGTATKILYAAFDQIKEETGNDPVEVFQQAMENVMPVLEVKARRVGGSNYQVPIEVRPDRRTTLGLRWIVQYARLRGEHTMVERLSREIIDASNNTGASVKKREDTHRMAEANRAFAHYRW from the coding sequence ATGCCACGTAAAGGACATGTACAAAAGCGTGAAATTTTACCAGATCCAGTGTACAACTCAAAGCTGGTTACGAGCTTAATCGACCACTTGATGGTTGACGGTAAGCGCGGGACTGCTACCAAGATTCTGTACGCTGCCTTTGACCAAATCAAGGAAGAAACTGGCAACGATCCAGTTGAAGTTTTCCAACAAGCTATGGAAAACGTTATGCCTGTACTGGAAGTTAAGGCTCGTCGTGTTGGTGGTTCCAACTACCAAGTTCCGATCGAAGTTCGTCCAGACCGGCGGACTACTTTAGGTCTTCGTTGGATTGTTCAATACGCACGGCTGCGTGGGGAACACACGATGGTAGAACGGCTTTCCCGTGAAATCATCGATGCTTCCAACAACACTGGTGCTTCTGTTAAGAAGCGTGAAGACACTCACCGGATGGCTGAAGCTAACCGGGC
- the rpsL gene encoding 30S ribosomal protein S12, with amino-acid sequence MPTINQLVRKGRKSHRGKSKSPALGYVYNTFKKEEVKTPSPQKRGVATRVGTMTPKKPNSALRKYARVRLSNLIEVTAYIPGIGHNLQEHSVVLIRGGRVKDLPGVRYHIIRGTLDTAGVEGRMQSRSKYGAKKPKK; translated from the coding sequence ATGCCAACCATTAACCAATTGGTACGTAAGGGCCGTAAGAGCCACCGTGGCAAGTCAAAGTCACCAGCTCTGGGCTATGTTTACAACACTTTTAAGAAGGAAGAAGTTAAGACTCCATCACCGCAAAAGCGTGGGGTTGCTACCCGTGTCGGGACGATGACTCCTAAGAAGCCTAACTCAGCTCTGCGGAAGTACGCCCGTGTACGTCTTTCCAACCTGATCGAAGTTACTGCTTACATTCCTGGTATTGGTCACAACCTGCAGGAACACTCAGTTGTCTTAATCCGTGGTGGTCGTGTTAAGGACTTGCCTGGGGTTCGTTACCACATCATCCGTGGTACCCTGGATACTGCCGGTGTTGAAGGCCGGATGCAGTCACGGTCCAAGTACGGTGCCAAGAAGCCGAAGAAGTAA
- a CDS encoding prepilin peptidase: protein MLILLVFTVLATCTTSFINLCAYRLGQGQSPHSPARSYCEHCHRALSWWQLIPICGYLLQAGRCRFCRQPINPYWPLSEASCGLLMFCCGGADVFHNVLVLIFLMALLFITTTDLLYQVLYPLSLIGLITLAGLLPDWHWSSPSSLLIGGGFLVFIGLLTLPRHGMGSGDLMYLTVVFIFFGWYKGVILLLVACLLALPCFAFSRATVRLPFLPALCLATVLVLIFCP from the coding sequence ATGCTTATTCTACTAGTCTTTACCGTCCTCGCCACCTGCACGACTTCCTTTATTAACCTTTGCGCCTACCGACTGGGCCAGGGGCAGTCCCCGCACTCCCCCGCCCGCTCTTACTGCGAACACTGCCATCGCGCACTCTCCTGGTGGCAGCTGATCCCCATTTGCGGTTACCTCCTTCAGGCCGGGCGCTGCCGTTTCTGCCGCCAGCCGATTAACCCCTATTGGCCGCTCAGCGAAGCCAGCTGTGGTCTCTTAATGTTTTGCTGCGGTGGTGCGGACGTCTTTCACAACGTTCTCGTCCTGATTTTCCTCATGGCGCTGCTCTTCATCACCACCACCGACCTGCTCTACCAGGTTCTCTACCCGCTCAGCCTGATCGGTCTCATCACGCTGGCGGGACTGCTGCCGGATTGGCACTGGTCCTCCCCGAGCAGCCTCTTGATCGGGGGAGGCTTTCTAGTCTTTATCGGTCTCCTAACTCTGCCCCGCCACGGGATGGGCAGCGGCGACCTCATGTACCTGACCGTCGTTTTTATCTTCTTCGGCTGGTACAAGGGGGTCATCCTCCTACTGGTTGCCTGCCTCCTGGCCCTCCCCTGCTTTGCCTTTTCACGAGCCACGGTCCGCCTTCCCTTCTTACCGGCCCTTTGTCTAGCCACCGTCCTCGTCCTGATTTTTTGCCCATAA
- a CDS encoding DUF998 domain-containing protein, which produces MTKKYQIEIPESALKQTDFKPGDKLALSVNHKQLDLRPARVIDQLPQISFWWYALPAAIMTVVFYLFFRSIHYHGAVPLTGSDYSLANGALVLGVISGLVTFVATFVIEKLRKTGPAKDFYWRSLPPLAIACGLIMLFSFTAVFWLLGQMFMDARFDLYTSTFFLFVIDAGVNYIMINLAMTLTSGVVTNLLTIMIIGGMLFSMLTNSARDWWKHNFSFLGTAQNSANLQFNVTLIFSGLLMMVLVDYLFVNVQKRYKGKGVLVLRWLLYMLSACVAAIGIFPNDPKYHILHDRISMWLVYIMLIIIVLVRWILPEVTRQFLILSYIMGALMGLGYIFFKLSDYLSLTAFELLEFGLAFSWLLLLLQNIENLARFGHNLFLVKIVPGEDDQQDH; this is translated from the coding sequence TTGACTAAAAAATATCAAATTGAAATTCCCGAGTCGGCACTGAAACAGACGGACTTTAAGCCCGGTGACAAGTTAGCCCTGAGCGTCAACCACAAACAGCTCGACCTGCGTCCGGCACGGGTGATTGACCAGCTGCCCCAGATCAGTTTCTGGTGGTACGCCCTCCCGGCGGCCATCATGACGGTGGTCTTTTACCTGTTTTTCCGCTCGATCCACTACCACGGAGCGGTGCCGCTGACCGGCAGCGACTATTCGCTGGCCAACGGTGCCCTGGTCCTGGGGGTTATTTCGGGTCTGGTGACCTTTGTGGCGACCTTCGTGATCGAAAAGCTGCGCAAGACCGGCCCGGCCAAGGACTTCTATTGGCGGAGCCTGCCGCCATTGGCGATTGCCTGCGGGCTGATCATGCTCTTCTCCTTTACGGCGGTCTTCTGGTTGCTCGGACAGATGTTTATGGACGCCCGCTTTGACCTCTATACGTCGACCTTCTTTCTCTTCGTGATCGATGCCGGGGTCAACTACATCATGATCAACCTGGCCATGACCCTGACCTCGGGCGTGGTAACCAACCTGCTCACGATCATGATCATCGGGGGAATGCTCTTCTCGATGCTGACGAACTCGGCGCGGGATTGGTGGAAGCACAACTTCAGCTTCCTGGGGACGGCGCAGAATTCGGCCAACCTCCAGTTCAACGTCACCCTGATCTTTTCCGGCCTGCTGATGATGGTGCTGGTGGACTACCTGTTCGTCAACGTCCAGAAGCGCTACAAGGGCAAGGGGGTCCTGGTGCTTCGCTGGCTGCTCTACATGCTGTCGGCCTGCGTGGCCGCGATTGGGATCTTCCCCAACGACCCAAAGTACCATATTCTCCACGATCGGATCTCGATGTGGCTGGTCTACATCATGCTGATCATCATCGTGCTGGTCCGCTGGATCCTGCCGGAGGTGACCCGCCAGTTCCTGATCCTGTCCTACATCATGGGTGCCTTGATGGGTCTGGGCTACATTTTCTTCAAGCTCAGCGACTATCTTTCGCTGACCGCCTTTGAGCTTTTGGAATTCGGCTTGGCCTTTTCCTGGCTCCTCTTGTTGTTGCAAAATATCGAAAACCTGGCCCGTTTTGGTCATAACCTCTTCCTGGTGAAAATCGTGCCGGGTGAGGATGACCAACAGGACCACTAA